TGCAAATGATAGATATACAAGTTAAAAGGAGTGTGATTATCTTGAACATTACTTCAAACAGACAAGAAGAACATTTGAAGAAAATATATAATAAGATGGCTAATGAAGCTATTCCAAAATCTAAAATATTTCAAGATTGCCTAAAAGCATTTTTTGTTGGAGGTTTAATTTGTGATATTGGCCAATTTATTTTGAATGTTTCAATCAAGCTAGGATTTTCACAAGAAGAAGTTATGAATATTGTTCCAATTATAATGATTTTTTTAGGTGCACTTTTAACTGGAACTGGAATATATACTAAGCTAGCGCAATTTGGTGGAGCTGGGACTGTTGTTCCTATAACTGGATTTTCAAATGCAGTGGTTTCGCCTGCTATAGAATTTAAAAAAGAAGGATTTATATTTGGTGTTGCAGCAAAGATGTTTACAATTGCTGGCCCTGTTTTAGTATATGGAATTAGTGCTTCAGTAATAATAGGAATAATTTATTATATAGGTATGTTGATGTAAAGAGTAAGTTATAAATATTTGGTTTAACGGGAGTGAAAAATATGCAGATGCTTAATAAAAAAGTAGGTAGTCAAACTGTAAAATTGGCTAATCCGCCCAAAATAATTGCAACATATTCAATAGTGGGACCTAAAGAAGGTCAAGGGCCGCTAAGAGAGTATTTTGACGAAATCTTAAATGATGATACTTTAGGCAAGGAAAGCTTTGAAAAAGCTGAAAGTCAAATGATGTTTACTGCTATAAGCGAGACTTTAAAGATAGCAAAACTTAAGGAAACTGATATAGATTATTTATTTTCTGGAGATTTATTAAATCAAATAATTTCATCAAGTTTTGCAGCTAGAGAGTTTAGTATTCCATTCTTTGGATTATATGGAGCATGCTCGACTATGTCTGAATCTTTGAGCTTAGCATCAATTATTATGGATGGAGGGTTTGCTAATTATGTGGTAGCTACCACATCTTCTCATTTTAGTTCTGCAGAAAGACAATTTAGATTTCCACTTGAGTATGGATCTCAAAGACAGCAATCATCACAGTGGACAGTAACAGGTTCAGGAGCTGTAATTCTTGGACATGAAGGGGAGTTTCCAGAAATAACTCATGTTACTACTGGTAAAGTTAAGGATTTTGGGCAAAAAGATGCTAATAACATGGGAGCTGCCATGGCACCAGCAGCTGTTGATACAATTGTAAGTCATTTTAAGGATACAGGAAGAACTCCAAGCTATTATGATATTATAGCAACAGGTGATTTGGGGGTTATTGGAAAGGAATTAGCTAATAAATTAATAGAAGAATTAGGATATGATATTAGGAAGCAGCACATTGACTGTGGAGAAATAATATTTGATAATGAAAAACAAAATACCTTATCAGGTGGAAGTGGATGTGGATGTTCGGCAGTTGTATTTTCAGGATACTTATATAAGAGGCTTATGAAGAAAGAAATAAAAAAAATATTATTAGTTTCAACTGGTGCGCTTATGAGTACAACATCTTCTCTTCAAGGAGAAACAATTCCAGGAATAGCTCATGCAGTTGCTATTGAGATGAAATAGAAATAGGTTTATGGAAAGGATGGAAAATACAAATGAATTACATAAGTGCATTTATTGTTGGAGGACTTATTTGTGTCATAGGTCAGATATTAATAGACGTTACTAAATTGACACCAGGAAGAATTTTAGTAGTTTTTGTTGTACTAGGAGCAATAGTAGGCTCATTTGGATGGTATGATAAGTTAATTGAGATTGGCGGAGCAGGCGCTACAGTTCCATTACCTAGTTTTGGAAATGCATTGGCTAAGTCTGCGATAAAAGAAGTAAAAGAAAATGGATTAATAGGAGCTTTTACTGGAGGAATTAAAGGCGCAGCAGCAGGAATTACAGCATCTATATTCTTTGGATATTTAATGGCACTTATTTTTAATCCAAAAACTAAAAAATAATTTTTATGTAGTAGTATAAATTAAAATTTAAAGATGACGAAAATTTAATTAATATTAAAATTTTGCCTTTTACGACATTACCTCGTATAATTATATTAGAAGTTTATGTAATGTGTAAAATATGGTATATTATTAAGTTGTAAATAATGAAGTGATTAAGAATGGTGGGGTTATCTTGGAAAAATACTGCATAAATTCTTGGAATCAAATTGTTGAATTGCTAAATAGTGATGCAAAACAAGGAATTAGTGAAAATGATTGTGGAGCATTAAGAGCAAAATATGGAACAAATAAAATTGATTTACCAAGTGGAAATAAAATCTATAGACATATATTTAATGCATTAAAAGAAAAATCAGCAATTATATTTATAATAATTGTAATACTTTTATTTGTGCTTAAAAGTTTTTTGTATGGTGGAATATCAGCCTTAATATTAATTGTCAATTTAACATTAACAATTAGGCATACTATTAAAAGAGACAGAGAAATTGGGACACTAGAAAGATTAAATTTTGCACAGACAACTGTTATAAGGGATGGTGTTCAAAAAACTATTAGATCAGAAGAATTGGTAATGGGGGACATAGTTAAGTTTAGCAAAGATTCTGTTATTCCAGCGGATATAAGAATAATAAGTGCAACTGAATTAAAGGTTGATGAAAAAAATATAACTGGAGAAGCCTTTTATAAGGAAAAGTTTGAAAATAAAATAATAGGAAGCATATATTCACTAACAGATATGAAGAATATATTATTTAAAGGATCTGCAATAAAATCAGGTAGTGGGACAGGTATAGTAATATCTATTGGAAATTCTACTCAACTAGGAAGAATGCTAGCAATGCTTACCTATGCAAGCAATAGAAAACATAATTTTGGAGCAATGATATATAGTACTTTAGAAAAATATTTAATAGCTTATTTTGTAGGAATCATAATTATTGGATCATATTTAGTTTTTACTGGTCAAGAGACGCAAAAGAATTATTTTGCAACAGCATTGTTTTTACTTGCATGCTTTCCAATTACAATAATTGCAAAATTAGTGTTCAATAGAGTGATTAAAAACTTTTTAGATGATGATATTGAAATAATCAATTTTTCAGTATTCAATTTAGTGAAGGATGTAAATATTTTATTTTTGGATAAAGTTGGAGCTATAACCAAAAGGGAAATGATTGTAAAAAAAATGTATATTAATAATGATATAATCGCAAGTAATGACCCTTATATTAAGGAAATAACTTTTGATAGAATAATCGAAATTTCTCTTTTATGTAATAATGCAGTTTATAATATTAGTGAAGAGGCTGCAAAGGGAGATTTAGACGAATTAGCTTTTATAGAATTTGCAGCAAAGAGGAATATTTTTAAGGGATCTGTAGAAAGTGCAAATTCAAAAATTCTAGAAATTCCAATGGATTCAGATAAGAGATTTTTGACTGTTGTAAGTAAGTTTCAAAGGAGATATAGAGCCAATACAAGAGGCAATGTTGATGCCGTTTTAGATCAATGTACTCATATTATGATAGAAGGTGTTGAAAAGGAACTTACTGAAGAATATAAGAATAGTGTAAAAGAAATGGATATGAATTTATCCATAGAAGGATTAATAACACAAGGTTTTGCATATAGGAATTTTACTTATGAACCATCCAAATCTGAGAATATAGAAAGTAACATGGTTTTTGTGGGTATCATAGGTTTAGAAAATCCCCTTGAAGATGATATTGAACATAGTATAAATCGTATTAAAGATAAGGCTATAGTACCAATTCTATTTACTGAAGAAAGCAAATTAAGTGCTATAACTAATGCAAAAAAGGCTAATATTATAAGAAATACTAATCAGGTAGTAGCAGGAATAGAATTAGATTCTCTTAATCACCAAGAACTTAAAGATTTACTTTGCAGGGTAAGAGTATTTTGTAGAGTAAATCCAGAAATTAAATCTAAAATAGTTTCTTTGTTTATAAAAGATGGACATAAAGTTGCAACAACAGGTGAGACATTAGGGGATTTACCAGCACTTAATTTATCAAATGTTGGAATAGGAAAAGGAAAAGCTTCTACAATAGTTAAAAAAGTTTCAGATGTTTTTATTCAAAAAAATTATATTGATGGATTTTTTAAGATAAGATATTTCTCAAGAGTTTTTGATAGAAATATAGATAGAGGCTTTAAAATATATTCAATGACAATATTAACAGAACTTTTAGTTTTACTAGGTACTCTCATTATTGGACAAACAGAATGTCTAGATTTTTGGAACGTAATAATTATAAATGGATTATTGCTTATACCATTGTCATTAATAATATTATTGAAAAATGGACGTGAAATTGGGAAAAATGAAGTGATAATTAGAGCTTTAATATTTAGCATAATTAACATGGTATCAATTTATAAAGTTGATGGTAAAGAGGCAACAATTGTACCATTAACAATAATATCAATGGAAATTTTATTGTATACATTATTTAATAGTAGTGTTTCTATTAGAAGATTTTCAAAGGAATTAACTATGGCAATGATTGCATTGCTAATAATTATTATTGGTATAGCTGGTGTTATTTTGATTAATAATATTATACCTAGATATATAATTGTAATTGAATTATCAGTATCAATAATATTTTTGATTATTTTTGAAATTTTAGCTAGAAAGTGGCAAAACTCATTAATGAGGTGAGTTGATGCTTTCTAAAAAAATAGCTGAAGTAGGAAATCCAATAATATATATTTTTTTATCTTTAGCGATTAGTTGTATTTCTTATGGAATATTTGAAGAATTTAGAGGGCTTACAATTTTTATTGTAGCCTTCTTTTTTATATCCATATTATATTATTGTGGTATTGAATTTACAGGTTTTATGATTGCTTTTTTTATTTTGGGATTTTTTTTGAATTATTCCTATTACAAAGTTCAAATTAATGTAACAGGAGAAGTAAGAATAATTCAAAAGAGTCAATATAATATTGTGGGGAATTATGGAGGAAAAAATATTACAATAGAAACTAATAAAAAAGATTGTAACATTGGAGAAATATACAATATTACGGGTAAGCTTGAGAAGGTGCAAGATAAAATTAATGGGATTGTTGGAATAGTTAAGCCTGAAAGAATGGATAAAACTAATGGAGATTTCATCACTAAACTTTATGATTTTAAGAGAAAAATATATGTAAGACTAGAAGATAATTTAGGGAAAAGAAAAGCAGGGTTAATATCATCAATTGCTTTTGGTTATTCTGATAATTTGGATTTTGAAGATAAAGATGATATGAAGACTTTAGGAATTATTCATAGTATAAGTGTTTCGGGATTGCATGTAGTTATAGTATATGGATTTTTAAGAATTTTTATGGGATGTAAGTTTGGAATATTAGGAACTATGCTTTACGTTATATTTACAGGGAGTAATTATTCTTGCTTAAGAGCCTTTGTAATGCTTGCATGTGTTGAGGGGGGGAAGATTTTAAAAAGAAATAACAGTTCCATTTCTGCATTATGTTTTTCGGCTACAATTTTAATTTTATATCAACCTTTTAGTATTTTTAATATTTCTCTTCATTTATCTTATCTAGCTACTTTGGGCATAGTTATGTTTAATAAGAAAATTAATGATTTATTATATAAATTGCATAACAAATTGAGAACATCTTTGAGTTTAACTTTAAGTGCTCAAGTTTTTTCATTGCCATATTTAATTTTAATATTTAAAGATTTCTCAGCAAATTTTATTGTTGGTAATTTGATATTAGTTCCTGTAGTTGACCTTATGGTTATTACAGGAAACATATTGCCTCTGGTATATATATTTCCAAAGTTATTTGATTTCTGCAGCTATTTAAATCTTATTATCATAGAGATATTTGATTGGTTAGTAGATATTATAAGTATAATTTCATTACCAACAGTTTATGGAAATGAAAATATAGTTTTTGTGTACTTAGCTTCATTAATGAGTTTCTATTTTGTTAAAAAAGGTTATAGAAAATTTATTTATCTTCCTTTTCTATGTATTTTTACAGCATTAATTCAAATTTATAGCCCTATTCCTAATATTAAATACTATAAAGAAGGAGCTCTTTTGGTTTCTTATAAGTGGGAAAGATTACTTATGGTTAATAAGAGTCAGGTTGATATGAAAAGACTCTTGAAAATTACCTTTGCAACAAAAGCTTATAGAAAAGAAGGAAAAATAGTTATAAGTGGAATAGGTAATATAAAAGCACAAGGAAATAATTATGTATTGGAAACATTTAATAAAAAGTATCTATTAAAAATGTCAAATGGTGAAAAGGAATTAAAAGAATATGATATAATTAATTTTAAAGATGGAGTTATAAATGAAATATTTATAATCAATGGAAGTGTAATTTAAAGCACATTGAGTTATTATTAAATATACTTTAATATATAGATATCCAAAGCAAGAATTAGACATATGCGGAACTAACCGAAATTAAACACATATTTATTACAGCGGACTAATGAAATTTTCGCTGGATGGGTTCTAAGTGGAAGGTTGCACCCATTTCTGCATGTTCCTAAAGTAAATTTATGACAAGCAGAAAATGGAACAACCTTCCACTAATAACCATCACAGCTTAATTTCATATGCCGCTTGCACAAATATGTATCTAATTTCTAATGTAGTGTTACGATTATAATTTCTCAATGATACATGTATATTCCATTTATAAGTTTGATTATTAATTTGGATATCTATATATATTGCAAAAATAATTATTCATTGCCAATTTCAAAAATTTATAGTAATTCTAGTTATAATTGAGCGTTGAATATTGTTAATTATAATATATATAAATTAGGAATTGTTGCAGGAGAGGAAAATTAATTTGATTAACTATGATGTTTATGAACAAGAAATTTTAAAAGGAAATATTAAAAATGGATATGTATTTTGTGGATTAGATGAAGAGTTTATTAAAGATGGAATAGATTTAATAGTAAAAAAAGAAGTGCCAGAAGAATTTAAGGAACTTAATTTAATTCGAATAGATGGTATGAATACAAATTATGATGAAATTATGAATGCCTGTGAAACAATGCCTTTTATGGGGGATAAGAAAGTAGTTATTATTTATAGAGCGAATTTTTTGCAAGATAAAAGTGATTCTTCAGGTACTAAAATATATAATGAAATTAAAAATTATGTGTCTGATTTACCTCCATATACAATTTTGATAATGTATTATTTATTAAATGATAAAAGAGATAGACCAAATAAGAATAAAAAACTAGCTACTTTAGGAAAGTTTTTGCATGTTGTTCACTTTGATAAACTTAAGAAAGATAAGTATATAAAAAAAGTAGAAGGTGTATTTAAAGAAAAAGGAAAGCAAATTGGAAGAGTGGAATTGGCATATTTTTGTGAAAAGGTGCAGAATAACTTTGATATTATAAAAAGAGAAGCTGATAAACTTATAAATTATTGTAATGATAGAGAAATAAAAAAGGCAGATATTGATTTGCTTATGGCTTCTTCTAGTGAAGATGATGTTTTTGATCTAGTAGAATTAATAGCTATTAAAAAAATTGATAAAGCTATAGATATTATGAAGGAAATTTTGTATAAATCCGATCAACATATGCTCATAATTAGCTCAATTCAAAAACATTTTCTAAGATTATATGAAATTAAGCTGAAATTAGCTAAAGGCAAAAGAGTTGATGATTTTGTGGCAGAATATAGGCTTCCGCAGTTTGTATGTGAAAAATTAATTAGTCAAACTAGTAGGTTTAGCGAAAGACAATTGGCTGAATTGGTTAAATTATGTGTTAACACGGAAACAAAATTGAAATCCACAGGAATAGACAAAACTATGGAAATGGAATTTCTTCTTATTAATACTTTGATGGTAAAAAAATAATAAATAAAAATGCTCAGTTATTAAGATAACTGGGTATTTTTATTTATTATGAAGATAAAAATAACCCATCTATATTAGATGGGCTTTAAGATTATGCCATAGCGTGTAACCTAGCAGCTAATCTTGATTTCTTTCTAGCAGCCATGTTCTTATGTACTACACCTTTAGTAGCAGCCATGTCTAATGACTTAACAACTGCAGTGTAAAGAACTTTAGCATCTTCGTTATTCTTAGCTTCTATAGCAGCTTCAAATTTCTTTATAGCAGTCTTTAAAGCAGATTTGATCATTCTGTTCTTTAAAGTCTTAGTTTCAGTAACCTTAATTCTCTTTTTTGCTGATTTAATATTTGCCATTCTTAATTCACCCCCTTAAATTTTTATAGGGTCTCTTGCAGTTTTTGGGGAAATCTGCGTACGAGTTCATATTCAACAAACCTTATTATAACATCAGAACTTATGTAATTCAAGTATTAAATTCAAAGAAAAAGGAAAAATAAGACTGAATAAATTTATAACGAGGTGTTTATTATGATAAATGTTAGAACAGATTTGGTCCTTGAAGCAAGAGAATTATATAAAGAAAGTCATAAAGGTGAAAAAGACTTAGATGGAATTGAAGTAATAGAAGAGAGCGAAGATGATATTAGCGTAACTACAGTTAAAGTTAAAAATGAAGAGGGAGCTCAAAAGATAGGAAAACCAAAAGGGGATTACATAACTATTGATATTCCTAGCTTTACTGCATATGATGGAGAGACTATGGATAGAGTATCTAAAGTGCTGGCAGAAGTTTTAGGACGATTGATTAAAGTAGATGTTAAAAAGAATGCATTAGTTGTAGGACTTGGAAATTGGCAGGTTACACCAGATGCTTTAGGTCCAAAAGTTGCAGAAAAAATTATGGTAACAAGACATTTACAAACAGTAATGCCAGAAGCAATAGATGATTCTGTAAGACCTGTTTCTTCAATAGCACCTGGAGTATTAGGGATAACAGGGATTGAAACTGTTGAAATAATTAAAGGGGTTGTGGAAAAAACTAAGCCGGAGTTAGTAATTTGTGTAGATGCTTTGGCAGCAAGAAAGGTTCAGAGAGTTAACGCTACAATTCAAATTTCTAATACAGGAATTTCACCAGGTGCAGGAGTGGGCAATAATAGAAAACAAATTAATGAAGAAAATTTGGGTGTAAAAGTAATTGCTATTGGAGTTCCTACAGTTGTAGATGCAATTACGATTGCTAATGATACCATAGATTTGGTAATAGATTCGCTAATAAAGAATTCTTCAAGCGGAACTGATTTCTATAAGATGTTAAAATCTATTGATAAAAACGAGAAAGAAAGATTAATAAAGGAAGTAATATATTCAGAAACGAGTGGAGATATGATAGTTACACCTAAAGATATAGATTTAGTTATTAACTCATTATCAAAAATAATTGCCAATGGAATTAATATGGCTGTACAGCCAAATATGGATATGGAAGAAATAAATAAGTTTATGGGATGATTTTGCAGTTCACAGTTTACAGTTAGAAGATAAATTTTGGCAGTTTACAGTTTACAGTGCACAATTTTCAGTTGAAAGATAAATTCCTTTGGAATTTACTGAATGGGGATGTACACTCTTAATTAGAACTTATATATTTTAACAAGTATTTTAATTGATCAATAAAATCCAATTAATCTTTGCACTTAAAGTTAGAATAATTATGTAAATTTCATAATATACATATAAAAGTGTGGAGGTGAGATGAGGATGATATATATGGGCAGAGGAGGAAATAAAGGTGAAACTAGTAAGCTGTTAAAAGTAAAAGAAAATGTTAATATGGGATTTATAGTGATCGTATTAATTGCAAGTATATTATTTATAAGGCTTGGAACCGTACTTACAAATAATAAAGAAAGAGGGGCCTTTGCTTATGTTCAATTATTAAATCTAGGAATGCCGATAATTGAGTCTCAAGTTTACGATGAGGGGACTTATGCTGAAAATAAACTTTCGCTAAA
The window above is part of the Clostridium saccharoperbutylacetonicum N1-4(HMT) genome. Proteins encoded here:
- the spoVAC gene encoding stage V sporulation protein AC, yielding MANEAIPKSKIFQDCLKAFFVGGLICDIGQFILNVSIKLGFSQEEVMNIVPIIMIFLGALLTGTGIYTKLAQFGGAGTVVPITGFSNAVVSPAIEFKKEGFIFGVAAKMFTIAGPVLVYGISASVIIGIIYYIGMLM
- the spoVAD gene encoding stage V sporulation protein AD — protein: MQMLNKKVGSQTVKLANPPKIIATYSIVGPKEGQGPLREYFDEILNDDTLGKESFEKAESQMMFTAISETLKIAKLKETDIDYLFSGDLLNQIISSSFAAREFSIPFFGLYGACSTMSESLSLASIIMDGGFANYVVATTSSHFSSAERQFRFPLEYGSQRQQSSQWTVTGSGAVILGHEGEFPEITHVTTGKVKDFGQKDANNMGAAMAPAAVDTIVSHFKDTGRTPSYYDIIATGDLGVIGKELANKLIEELGYDIRKQHIDCGEIIFDNEKQNTLSGGSGCGCSAVVFSGYLYKRLMKKEIKKILLVSTGALMSTTSSLQGETIPGIAHAVAIEMK
- the spoVAE gene encoding stage V sporulation protein AE, whose product is MNYISAFIVGGLICVIGQILIDVTKLTPGRILVVFVVLGAIVGSFGWYDKLIEIGGAGATVPLPSFGNALAKSAIKEVKENGLIGAFTGGIKGAAAGITASIFFGYLMALIFNPKTKK
- a CDS encoding cation-transporting P-type ATPase; translation: MEKYCINSWNQIVELLNSDAKQGISENDCGALRAKYGTNKIDLPSGNKIYRHIFNALKEKSAIIFIIIVILLFVLKSFLYGGISALILIVNLTLTIRHTIKRDREIGTLERLNFAQTTVIRDGVQKTIRSEELVMGDIVKFSKDSVIPADIRIISATELKVDEKNITGEAFYKEKFENKIIGSIYSLTDMKNILFKGSAIKSGSGTGIVISIGNSTQLGRMLAMLTYASNRKHNFGAMIYSTLEKYLIAYFVGIIIIGSYLVFTGQETQKNYFATALFLLACFPITIIAKLVFNRVIKNFLDDDIEIINFSVFNLVKDVNILFLDKVGAITKREMIVKKMYINNDIIASNDPYIKEITFDRIIEISLLCNNAVYNISEEAAKGDLDELAFIEFAAKRNIFKGSVESANSKILEIPMDSDKRFLTVVSKFQRRYRANTRGNVDAVLDQCTHIMIEGVEKELTEEYKNSVKEMDMNLSIEGLITQGFAYRNFTYEPSKSENIESNMVFVGIIGLENPLEDDIEHSINRIKDKAIVPILFTEESKLSAITNAKKANIIRNTNQVVAGIELDSLNHQELKDLLCRVRVFCRVNPEIKSKIVSLFIKDGHKVATTGETLGDLPALNLSNVGIGKGKASTIVKKVSDVFIQKNYIDGFFKIRYFSRVFDRNIDRGFKIYSMTILTELLVLLGTLIIGQTECLDFWNVIIINGLLLIPLSLIILLKNGREIGKNEVIIRALIFSIINMVSIYKVDGKEATIVPLTIISMEILLYTLFNSSVSIRRFSKELTMAMIALLIIIIGIAGVILINNIIPRYIIVIELSVSIIFLIIFEILARKWQNSLMR
- a CDS encoding ComEC/Rec2 family competence protein, which translates into the protein MLSKKIAEVGNPIIYIFLSLAISCISYGIFEEFRGLTIFIVAFFFISILYYCGIEFTGFMIAFFILGFFLNYSYYKVQINVTGEVRIIQKSQYNIVGNYGGKNITIETNKKDCNIGEIYNITGKLEKVQDKINGIVGIVKPERMDKTNGDFITKLYDFKRKIYVRLEDNLGKRKAGLISSIAFGYSDNLDFEDKDDMKTLGIIHSISVSGLHVVIVYGFLRIFMGCKFGILGTMLYVIFTGSNYSCLRAFVMLACVEGGKILKRNNSSISALCFSATILILYQPFSIFNISLHLSYLATLGIVMFNKKINDLLYKLHNKLRTSLSLTLSAQVFSLPYLILIFKDFSANFIVGNLILVPVVDLMVITGNILPLVYIFPKLFDFCSYLNLIIIEIFDWLVDIISIISLPTVYGNENIVFVYLASLMSFYFVKKGYRKFIYLPFLCIFTALIQIYSPIPNIKYYKEGALLVSYKWERLLMVNKSQVDMKRLLKITFATKAYRKEGKIVISGIGNIKAQGNNYVLETFNKKYLLKMSNGEKELKEYDIINFKDGVINEIFIINGSVI
- the holA gene encoding DNA polymerase III subunit delta; the encoded protein is MINYDVYEQEILKGNIKNGYVFCGLDEEFIKDGIDLIVKKEVPEEFKELNLIRIDGMNTNYDEIMNACETMPFMGDKKVVIIYRANFLQDKSDSSGTKIYNEIKNYVSDLPPYTILIMYYLLNDKRDRPNKNKKLATLGKFLHVVHFDKLKKDKYIKKVEGVFKEKGKQIGRVELAYFCEKVQNNFDIIKREADKLINYCNDREIKKADIDLLMASSSEDDVFDLVELIAIKKIDKAIDIMKEILYKSDQHMLIISSIQKHFLRLYEIKLKLAKGKRVDDFVAEYRLPQFVCEKLISQTSRFSERQLAELVKLCVNTETKLKSTGIDKTMEMEFLLINTLMVKK
- the rpsT gene encoding 30S ribosomal protein S20, producing the protein MANIKSAKKRIKVTETKTLKNRMIKSALKTAIKKFEAAIEAKNNEDAKVLYTAVVKSLDMAATKGVVHKNMAARKKSRLAARLHAMA
- the gpr gene encoding GPR endopeptidase encodes the protein MINVRTDLVLEARELYKESHKGEKDLDGIEVIEESEDDISVTTVKVKNEEGAQKIGKPKGDYITIDIPSFTAYDGETMDRVSKVLAEVLGRLIKVDVKKNALVVGLGNWQVTPDALGPKVAEKIMVTRHLQTVMPEAIDDSVRPVSSIAPGVLGITGIETVEIIKGVVEKTKPELVICVDALAARKVQRVNATIQISNTGISPGAGVGNNRKQINEENLGVKVIAIGVPTVVDAITIANDTIDLVIDSLIKNSSSGTDFYKMLKSIDKNEKERLIKEVIYSETSGDMIVTPKDIDLVINSLSKIIANGINMAVQPNMDMEEINKFMG